The Saccharomycodes ludwigii strain NBRC 1722 chromosome II, whole genome shotgun sequence genome window below encodes:
- the FTH1 gene encoding Fth1p (similar to Saccharomyces cerevisiae YBR207W | FTH1 | FTR1 Homolog) — protein sequence MSFEFTNYFSFQIFFIFLRESLEIAIIISILLGIVKQSLYQENAEEDDAQLHDSIHRKKDFQQEQNFSDMSSPTELNQLETGEDVQFLSDPGEIINSSQLPDHEIEGQQSPHEIESQQSPHETDTPSASTTKNRENTPGNTFIDRDHLYKKLKVQILTGGALGLLLCMIIGAFFVILFYLIGTDLWSKGEHYYEAVMSILASMIISIMGIFFLRIGKLKEKFRIKLTNAIYSTNTLSNSDNSNHLSRKGMNFGERYSFFILPFITSLREGLEAVVFIGGVGIDQPLTSIPLSMICAVIVSTILGITFYKSSTSFSLKICLIMATCFLYIISAGLFSKGVWQFEVQKYVNRCDGQDMTEMGNGPGSYDIANSVWHVNCCNGERDGLWMVLTAIFGWTNSATYGSVISYNVYWIIMIIAFKFTKIYENHGYIPWIPLNFQKYWIDRKMKHLKNKIKHSKTSTVSIQSNNYDPQPSTSITPLLTST from the coding sequence ATGTCTTTTGAATTCACCAactatttttcatttcaaatctttttcatatttCTTCGGGAGTCCTTAGAAAtcgctattattatttccatATTGTTAGGTATTGTTAAACAATCTCTATACCAGGAAAATGCTGAAGAAGATGACGCTCAACTGCATGATAGTATCCATCGCAAAAAAGACTTTCAACAAGAACAAAACTTTTCTGATATGAGTTCTCCTACTGAACTTAACCAACTTGAAACAGGAGAAGATGTTCAGTTTTTAAGTGACCCAGGcgaaataataaattccTCTCAACTTCCAGATCATGAAATTGAAGGCCAACAATCGCCTCATGAAATTGAAAGCCAACAATCGCCTCATGAAACCGATACTCCTTCTGCTTCAACTACTAAGAACAGAGAAAACACCCCTGGTAATACTTTTATCGATAGAGATCAtttgtataaaaaattaaaagttcAAATTCTAACAGGAGGTGCTCTAGGTCTATTACTCTGCATGATAATAGGCGCATTCTTtgtgattttattttatctgaTAGGTACCGACTTATGGTCTAAAGGCGAACATTATTATGAAGCTGTAATGAGTATTTTGGCTTCAATGATAATATCCATAATGggcatcttttttttaagaatcggaaaattaaaggaaaaattcaGGATTAAGTTAACCAATGCAATTTATTCAACCAATACATTATCAAACTCTGACAATTCAAACCACCTTAGCAGAAAAGGTATGAATTTTGGTGAAagatattctttttttattttaccatTTATCACTTCATTAAGAGAAGGTTTAGAAGCGGTAGTTTTTATTGGCGGTGTGGGTATTGATCAGCCATTAACTTCCATACCATTATCGATGATATGCGCAGTTATTGTTAGTACTATTCTTGGAATTACGTTTTATAAATCATCCACCTCCTTTTCCTTGAAAATTTGTTTGATTATGGCCACCtgctttttatatattatcagTGCAGGATTATTTAGTAAAGGTGTATGGCAATTTGAGGTGCAAAAATATGTTAATAGGTGCGATGGTCAAGACATGACTGAAATGGGAAATGGCCCAGGCTCTTATGATATCGCAAATTCTGTGTGGCATGTCAATTGTTGTAATGGTGAAAGGGACGGATTATGGATGGTCTTAACCGCCATATTTGGCTGGACTAATAGCGCTACCTATGGTTCTGTTATTAGTTATAATGTTTATTGGATAATTATGATCATTGCGTTTAAATTTACGAAAATCTACGAAAATCATGGTTATATACCCTGGATTCCACTTaactttcaaaaatattggatTGACAGAAAAATGAAGCATCTcaaaaataagataaaaCACTCTAAAACCAGTACTGTATCTATACAGAGCAATAATTATGATCCCCAGCCTTCCACTAGCATTACCCCTTTACTGACATCTACTTAA
- the DUR12 gene encoding bifunctional urea carboxylase/allophanate hydrolase (similar to Saccharomyces cerevisiae YBR208C | DUR1 2 | Degradation of URea) produces the protein MTSLQSIGWSVQDWLDFHANSNPDTSYKALLDLLHAQDPKDPAWISIVDKDNLSHQWKILQSKSDKEHLPLYGVPIAVKDNIDYKGVNTTAACPAFSYSPSKDSTVVSLLRDAGCIVLGKTNLDQFATGLVGTRSPYGKTPCVFSDKHISGGSSAGSSSVVGRGIVPIALGTDTAGSGRVPAALNNLIGLKPTRGVFSCSGVVPACKSLDCVSIFAMNLSDAERCFKVMAKPDFDQDEYSRALPPNPLQKYPTTATIAIPKEQPWYGEKENPKLYQNAVKNLEKTGAKIIAVDFAPLLELARCLYEGAWVAERYSATRDFYKSDPPSDSLDPTVTAIIKSATKFDAADAFLYEYKRQGILQKVNKMMEDIDVLCVPTCPLNPTFKQVADEPVLVNSRQGTWTNFVNLADMAALAIPSGFRPDGLPQGITLIGKKFTDFALLDLAKRYFEVAFPDNSRTCGKFINKPISIRDDQLQGPSPTLSESIELAVVGAHLKGLPLHWHLEKCNATYLSSPKTSPNYRLYALPKTGPILKPGLRRVSEDEGGAKIQLEVYSVPIDKFGDFIATVPEPLGIGSVELESGEWVKSFICEEFGYKQHGTVDITQLGGFKPYVEQLKRLEDSQGSKKPFKTVLVANRGEIAVRIMKTLKKLNITSVAVYSDPDKYSQHVTMADISVPLHGTTAAETYLDVDKIINAAKETGTEAIIPGYGFLSENADFSDRCVEEGIVFVGPSGEAIRKLGLKHSAREIAEKANVPLVPGSGLVGSAKEAKEIAAKLEYPVMVKSTAGGGGIGLQKVDSEADIERVFETVQHQGKSYFGDSGVFLERFVENARHVEIQMLGDGKGNAIAIGERDCSLQRRNQKVIEETPAPNLPETTRNKMRAAAENLASLLKYKCAGTVEFIYDEKRDEFYFLEVNARLQVEHPITEAVTGLDLVEWMLRIAADDPPDFDHDKITVTGASMEARLYAENPVKDFRPSPGQLTDVVFPEWARVDTWVSKGTTISAEYDPTLAKIIVHGKDRAEALMKLNKALNETSIYGCITNIDYLRSIASSEMFQNAKMHTKILDSYVYKPKALEITSPGAYTTVQDYPGRTGYWRIGVPPSGPMDAYSFRLSNRIVGNHYKAPAIEITLNGPKILFHTETVIAITGGSVPCTLNEQPIDQFKPINVKGGDTLAIGKLSTGCRAYLAIRSGIDVPEYLGSRSTFALGNMGGYNGRVLKLGDVLFLNKPELESSTLPGPVYPPQCAPENVIPVISETKEWTIGVTCGPHGSPDFFKPESIEQFFNDKWKVHYNSNRFGVRLIGPKPIWARPDGGEAGLHPSNQHDYVYSMGAINFTGDEPVIITCDGPSLGGFVCQAVVPEAELWKVGQVKPGDFIKFVPLSYESARVLKESQDKSIESFTTPLIELNEKLILPKFESPVLVALPKKSDLTPKTVYRQAGDRYILLEYGDLEMSFNYAYRINRLINMVEKHKTIGIVEMSQGVRSVLIEFDGYKISQKDLLKTLTAYEAEISFDKNWCIKSKIFRLPMAFEDSQTLDCVKRYQETIRSKAPWLPNNVDFIADVNDISRKDVENMLYTARFMVLGLGDVFLGAPCAVPLDPRQRFLGTKYNPSRTFTPNGTVGIGGMYMCIYTMEQGSPGGYCLVGRTIPIWDKLMLGSHSTENPWLLSPFDQVEFYPVSEAELDKFSEQTKNGEFKVCVEESCFDHKSYLEWIDENIDSITAFQEGQKGEKAEEFAKLIQVSNAELEESAASNVDNRAVDYPEDAEMVYSEYSGRFWKPLVSEGESVKKGDSLIVIEAMKTEMVVSSPIAGKVLKILHKNGDMVEAGDLVVVVQ, from the coding sequence ATGACTTCATTACAAAGTATAGGCTGGTCTGTCCAAGATTGGTTGGACTTCCACGCTAATTCAAATCCTGATACTTCATACAAAGCTttattagatttattaCACGCACAAGATCCAAAAGATCCAGCATGGATCTCTATAGTTGATAAAGACAATCTATCACATCAGTGGAAAATTTTACAAAGTAAAAGTGACAAAGAACATTTACCCTTGTACGGTGTCCCAATTGCCGTCAAAGATAATATAGATTACAAAGGTGTTAACACTACTGCGGCTTGTCCGGCCTTTTCTTATTCACCATCTAAGGATTCTACTGTTGTTTCCCTATTGAGAGACGCAGGTTGTATTGTTTTGGGTAAGACCAATTTAGATCAATTCGCAACTGGTTTGGTTGGTACTAGATCACCATATGGTAAAACACCATGTGTTTTCAGTGATAAACATATTTCTGGAGGATCTTCTGCAGGCAGTTCTTCAGTTGTTGGTAGAGGTATTGTTCCTATCGCTTTGGGTACCGATACCGCTGGTAGTGGTAGAGTTCCAGCCGCTTTAAATAACTTAATTGGTCTAAAACCAACCAGAGGTGTCTTTTCGTGCAGTGGTGTTGTTCCAGCTTGCAAATCTTTAGATTGTGTTTCCATCTTTGCTATGAACTTAAGTGATGCAGAAAGGTGTTTTAAAGTCATGGCAAAGCCAGACTTTGATCAAGATGAATATTCTCGTGCTTTACCACCCAACCCATTACAAAAATACCCAACCACCGCAACTATTGCTATTCCTAAAGAACAGCCATGGTATGgtgaaaaggaaaaccCAAAATTATACCAAAATGCAGTTAagaatttggaaaaaactGGTGCTAAAATCATTGCTGTTGATTTTGCACCCTTATTAGAACTGGCCCGTTGTTTGTATGAAGGGGCTTGGGTTGCAGAACGTTATAGTGCCACTAGGGATTTTTACAAAAGTGATCCACCAAGCGATTCTTTAGATCCAACTGTTACCGCAATTATTAAGAGTGCTACTAAATTCGACGCAGCAGATGCCTTTTTATATGAATACAAAAGACAAGGTATTCTACAAAAAGTGAATAAAATGATGGAAGATATCGATGTTTTATGTGTTCCAACCTGTCCACTAAATCCTACTTTTAAACAAGTGGCTGATGAGCCTGTGCTGGTAAATTCCAGACAAGGTACTTGGACaaattttgttaatttgGCTGATATGGCTGCCTTAGCTATTCCAAGTGGTTTCCGTCCTGATGGCTTGCCACAGGGTATTACACTAATTGGTAAAAAGTTTACTGATTTTGCATTGCTGGATTTGGCCAAAAGGTATTTTGAAGTTGCCTTTCCAGATAATTCTAGAACATGCGGTAAATTTATCAACAAACCGATATCGATTAGAGATGACCAACTACAAGGTCCTTCACCTACTTTGTCCGAATCCATTGAATTGGCAGTTGTTGGTGCCCATTTGAAAGGATTGCCCTTGCATTGGCACTTGGAGAAATGCAACGCTACATATCTGAGTAGTCCAAAGACATCTCCAAATTATAGATTGTACGCCTTACCTAAGACCGGTCCGATTTTAAAGCCAGGCTTGAGAAGAGTTTCTGAAGATGAAGGTGGTGCTAAGATCCAGTTGGAAGTTTATAGTGTTCctattgataaatttgGTGATTTTATTGCTACGGTTCCTGAACCTTTAGGCATTGGTTCTGTTGAATTAGAATCAGGTGAATGGGTTAAATCCTTCATTTGCGAGGAATTCGGTTACAAGCAACATGGAACTGTCGATATAACCCAATTGGGCGGTTTTAAGCCATATGTGGAACAGTTGAAAAGATTAGAGGACAGTCAAGGAAGCAAAAAACCATTTAAAACAGTTTTGGTTGCTAATAGAGGTGAAATTGCGGTCCGTATCATGAAAACTCTGAAGAAATTGAACATTACCTCGGTTGCTGTTTATTCTGACCCAGATAAATATTCTCAACACGTTACCATGGCAGATATTTCCGTCCCATTACATGGCACTACGGCTGCTGAAACATATTTAGAtgttgataaaattatcaatgCAGCCAAAGAAACTGGGACTGAAGCTATTATTCCGGGATATGGGTTTTTGTCTGAAAACGCTGACTTTAGCGATAGATGTGTTGAAGAAGGTATTGTTTTCGTGGGTCCCAGCGGCGAAGCCATTAGAAAGTTAGGTTTGAAACATTCTGCCAGAGAAATTGCTGAAAAAGCCAATGTTCCGCTAGTTCCAGGATCTGGTTTAGTTGGATCAGCCAAAGAAGCCAAAGAAATCGCTGCAAAGTTAGAATATCCTGTTATGGTCAAGTCTACTgctggtggtggtggtattGGTTTGCAAAAAGTTGATTCCGAAGCTGATATTGAACGTGTTTTTGAGACAGTGCAACATCAAGGCAAATCCTATTTTGGTGATTCTGGTGTGTTTTTGGAAAGATTTGTGGAAAACGCTAGACACGTTGAAATTCAAATGCTCGGTGATGGTAAGGGTAATGCGATTGCTATTGGTGAACGTGACTGCTCTTTACAACGTCGTAATCAAAAGGTTATTGAAGAGACACCAGCACCAAATTTGCCCGAAACTACCAGAAACAAAATGAGGGCAGCTGCCGAAAATTTGGCTTCTCTactaaaatataaatgcgCTGGTACTGTtgaatttatatatgaCGAGAAGAGAGATgaattttactttttggAAGTGAATGCAAGATTGCAAGTTGAACATCCGATTACTGAAGCGGTCACTGGTTTAGATTTAGTCGAATGGATGCTAAGGATCGCTGCTGATGATCCTCCTGACTTTGATCACGATAAAATCACAGTTACTGGTGCTTCTATGGAAGCTCGTTTATATGCTGAAAATCCAGTGAAAGATTTCAGACCATCACCAGGCCAATTAACCGACGTTGTTTTCCCAGAATGGGCTAGAGTCGACACATGGGTTTCCAAGGGAACAACCATTTCCGCCGAGTATGATCCAACCTTGGCCAAGATTATCGTCCATGGTAAAGATCGTGCTGAAGCTTTGATGAAGTTAAACAAGGCTTTGAATGAAACTTCTATATATGGTTGTATTACAAATATCGATTACTTGAGGTCCATTGCCTCTTCAGAAATGTTTCAAAATGCAAAGATGCATACTAAGATTTTAGATTCTTATGTTTATAAGCCAAAAGCCCTTGAAATAACTTCCCCTGGTGCTTATACTACTGTTCAAGACTATCCTGGTAGAACTGGCTATTGGAGAATTGGTGTTCCACCCTCTGGTCCAATGGATGCTTACTCCTTTAGATTATCTAATAGAATTGTTGGTAACCATTACAAGGCCCCTGCTATCGAAATTACTCTAAATGGTCCTAAGATTTTGTTTCACACTGAGACCGTCATTGCAATTACTGGTGGTTCTGTTCCATGTACTTTAAACGAACAACCTATCGATCAATTCAAACCAATAAATGTTAAAGGTGGAGATACTTTGGCGATTGGGAAATTATCCACCGGTTGTAGAGCCTATTTGGCCATTAGATCAGGTATTGATGTTCCAGAGTACTTGGGCTCCAGATCGACTTTTGCATTGGGTAACATGGGTGGTTATAATGGTAGGGTTTTAAAATTGGGagatgtattatttttgaataaacCAGAGTTGGAGTCATCTACGTTACCAGGTCCCGTGTACCCACCACAGTGTGCCCCTGAAAATGTAATTCCGGTTATTTCTGAAACTAAGGAATGGACAATTGGTGTTACCTGTGGTCCACATGGCTCTCCAGATTTTTTCAAGCCTGAATCTATTGAACAATTCTTCAATGACAAATGGAAGGTTCACTACAATTCTAATAGGTTTGGTGTCAGATTAATTGGGCCAAAACCAATTTGGGCCAGACCAGATGGTGGTGAAGCGGGATTACATCCTTCAAATCAACATGATTATGTTTATTCGATGGGTGCTATAAATTTTACTGGTGATGAGCCTGTTATCATCACTTGTGATGGTCCATCTTTGGGTGGGTTCGTTTGCCAAGCTGTTGTCCCTGAAGCTGAGTTGTGGAAAGTTGGTCAAGTTAAACCAGGTGATTTTATCAAGTTTGTTCCATTGTCTTATGAGTCTGCACGTGTTTTAAAGGAATCCCAGGATAAATCTATTGAGTCATTTACAACACCTTTAATTGAACTAAacgaaaaattaattttaccTAAATTTGAATCTCCTGTATTAGTTGCTTTACCAAAGAAATCTGATTTAACTCCAAAAACTGTTTACAGACAGGCTGGTGATCGTTACATTTTGTTAGAGTATGGTGATTTGGAAATGAGCTTCAACTACGCTTATAGAATCAACCGTTTGATCAATATGGTTGAGAAGCATAAGACGATTGGTATTGTTGAAATGTCACAAGGTGTTAGATCTGTATTAATTGAATTTGATGGATACAAAATTTCACAAAAAGACCTTTTAAAGACGCTAACAGCTTATGAAGCAGAAATTTCCTTTGATAAGAATTGGTGTATAAAGTCCAAGATTTTCAGATTACCAATGGCCTTTGAAGACTCCCAAACTTTGGATTGTGTCAAACGTTATCAAGAAACTATTCGTTCGAAAGCGCCATGGTTACCAAATAATGTGGATTTTATTGCTGATGTCAATGATATATCACGTAAAGATGTGGAAAATATGCTATATACTGCTAGATTTATGGTTCTAGGTCTAGGAGACGTCTTTTTGGGTGCTCCATGTGCTGTTCCATTGGATCCACGCCAAAGATTTTTAGGTACTAAGTACAACCCATCAAGAACTTTTACACCAAATGGTACAGTTGGTATTGGTGGTATGTATATGTGTATTTATACCATGGAACAAGGTTCGCCTGGTGGTTATTGTTTGGTAGGCAGAACAATTCCAATCTGGGATAAACTAATGTTAGGTTCTCATTCAACAGAAAATCCGTGGTTATTGAGTCCATTTGATCAAGTTGAATTTTATCCGGTTTCAGAAGCTGAATTGGATAAATTTTCTGAACAAACTAAGAACGGTGAATTTAAGGTTTGTGTTGAGGAAAGTTGTTTTGATCATAAGAGCTATTTAGAGTGGATTGATGAAAACATTGATAGTATTACTGCTTTCCAAGAGGGCCAAAAAGGTGAAAAAGCGGAAGAATTTGCGAAATTGATCCAAGTTTCAAATGCTGAATTGGAAGAATCAGCCGCTTCTAATGTTGACAATCGTGCGGTTGACTATCCTGAAGATGCGGAAATGGTTTATTCAGAATATTCTGGGCGTTTCTGGAAACCATTGGTCAGTGAGGGAGAGTCGGTTAAGAAGGGTGACTCTTTAATTGTTATTGAGGCTATGAAAACCGAAATGGTTGTTAGCTCTCCAATTGCCGGGAAAGTTTTAAAGATTTTACATAAAAACGGTGATATGGTTGAAGCTGGTGATTTGGTTGTAGTTGTTCAATAA
- the GRX5 gene encoding monothiol glutaredoxin GRX5 (similar to Saccharomyces cerevisiae YPL059W | GRX5 | GlutaRedoXin) — protein MFLGKSILQTVVKPSTRSLLFAKSTINPLSKRFLSDATRKSIEDAISSAPVVLFMKGTPEFPQCGFSRATIQMLGQQGVDPAKFAAYNVLEDPELRTGIKEFSDWPTIPQLYVNKDFVGGCDIIMSMGQSGELAQLLEESGALVPEEDEETGSTEKK, from the coding sequence aTGTTTTTAGGAAAATCTATTTTACAAACCGTGGTCAAACCATCGACTCGTTCTCTATTGTTCGCTAAATCTACAATTAATCCACTTTCTAAAAGATTTCTAAGTGATGCTACCAGAAAGTCTATCGAAGATGCTATTTCTTCAGCACCTGTTGTACTATTCATGAAAGGCACCCCTGAGTTTCCTCAATGTGGTTTTAGTAGAGCCACTATCCAAATGTTAGGTCAGCAGGGTGTGGATCCAGCTAAATTTGCCGCTTATAACGTTTTAGAAGATCCTGAACTACGTACTGGTATTAAAGAATTTAGCGATTGGCCAACTATTCCTCAGTTATATGTCAACAAAGATTTTGTTGGTGGTTgcgatattattatgagcATGGGCCAGTCAGGTGAATTAGCTCAATTATTAGAAGAATCTGGAGCCCTTGTTccagaagaagatgaagaaacAGGTTCAACCGAAAAGAAATAA
- the MFM1 gene encoding Mfm1p (similar to Saccharomyces cerevisiae YPL060W | MFM1 | Mrs2 Function Modulating factor) — translation MILSTILTCSNKSLLKKIFTIAGTRLNTNLLRKRWVSKSTRTYNNGLNNNVNNIPLYKLPNTPKQYLRCTIFNERGEIEEFNTEFSKDELCSQHHLYPRDLRKLNSRTSTETSSNINTSITAESHTTSTSYNISNKLIGDMLVPSCIVRDDSILLNILDISCLIKSNMVILFEQKDYKNPNIKEYDLYKHSNLINELSIKLRSTNTSTNNINNATKKAGTNSNKASDSQEQQMLYTTLPYEFRALEAIFTQCIKNLARDMNILLQSSSSILNDLEYSINRIKLQKLLMQNKVLFAFYKKSILCRDMIDDLLDQDDLLSEMYLTVARKATDDHEEIEMLLENYYSHVDEVVQTVENSLNSIKTTEEIINIILDSNRNQLMLLGLRFTIGLLSLGGGLFVASLYGMNLENFIEHTDLGFYSVCTVAIIIISFLFVFSIKSLNSLEKITMMGHQQKQIKTLNSGKTKA, via the coding sequence atgattTTATCTACTATATTAACGTGTAGCAATAAATCACTACtcaaaaagatatttaCTATTGCGGGTACTAGGTTGAATACCAATTTACTCCGAAAAAGGTGGGTATCCAAAAGTACTAGAACTTATAACAACGGccttaataataacgttAACAATATACCACTATACAAGCTACCTAATACaccaaaacaatatttgAGATGTACAATTTTCAATGAAAGAGGCGAAATTGAAGAATTCAATACTGAGTTTAGTAAAGATGAATTATGCAGCCAGCACCATTTATATCCAAGAGATTTACGTAAGCTTAATAGTAGAACATCCACCGAGACtagtagtaatattaatactagCATAACGGCAGAAAGCCACACTACGAGTACAAGTTATAATATCAGCAATAAACTTATCGGTGATATGTTAGTCCCCAGTTGTATTGTACGGGATGATTCAATACTTTTGAATATTCTAGATATTAGTTGTTTGATTAAATCGAATATggttatattatttgagcaaaaagattataaaaatcCTAATATTAAAGAGTATGATTTATATAAGCATAGTAATTTGATTAATGAGTTGAGCATAAAGTTACGAAGCACTAACACGTCtaccaataatataaataacgCAACAAAAAAAGCTGGAACTAACAGTAACAAAGCAAGTGACTCACAGGAACAACAAATGTTATATACCACGCTACCTTATGAGTTTAGAGCACTAGAGGCCATATTTACACAgtgtattaaaaatttagcTCGTGATATGaacattttattacaaTCTTCTTCCTCAATACTAAATGATTTAGAGTACAGTATTAATAGAATAAAGTTACAGAAATTACTTATGCAAAACAAGGTACTATTTGCATTCTATAAAAAGTCCATATTGTGTAGGGATATGATTGATGATTTGTTAGATCaggatgatttattatctgAAATGTATTTAACAGTGGCAAGAAAGGCAACGGATGATCATGAGGAGATTGAAATGTTATTGGAGAATTATTATAGTCATGTTGACGAAGTAGTACAAACCGTTGAAAATTCATTAAATAGTATCAAGACTACTGAAGAAATTATCAATATCATTTTAGATTCTAATAGAAATCAGTTGATGTTGTTAGGATTGCGCTTTACTATTGGACTATTGTCGTTAGGCGGTGGTTTGTTTGTAGCCTCCTTGTATGGGATGAATTTGGAGAATTTTATTGAACACACTGACCTCGGATTTTATTCTGTTTGTACGGTtgcaattattataataagctttctatttgttttcagtattaaaagtttaaacAGTTTAGAGAAAATAACCATGATGGGTCACCAACAGAAACAgataaaaactttaaatagCGGTAAAACAAAAGCATAG
- the EXO5 gene encoding Exo5p (similar to Saccharomyces cerevisiae YBR163W | EXO5 | EXOnuclease V): MKRYFSISCKILQDSEVFKLTTKERSIISSIPQLKQLKETNDTKRNFKADHNLFSKIEDAKDAIGKFNKMDEYKLDKITKLGEIFKVTDDGYLNYQEGKTNDDLPNPFQQLGKSRLSVTNLLTKTWCELREYYDIYSNMPKFITKNIRLGKKGHSALESSAHKVFPELADVISEVQVPASKKSEIAKLVDDVDQFYNFASSWCTNIVRIVDLFKNGEAREILVHSYVDCKSSEFIKELPLHKNTVDGSQKEILISGIIDHLKLEGTLPLIGQFTKTLDTFIDMGIPKLLDKKQERLNDYKISVSDIKTRSRLSIPYQKNVINSSKLQVMYYRYFLENLSLNPEHTYYKLLLNAQKRNYDVDKPLHAVQIRHLLTYYGDFFYLDFLSLKRGEKIGFVPLDEFGGDYDGGKNIFINDYDFISPNLKQIYPLLFEGTWYKLPTLRYLAARMAQLYQVFQPNRLENKLRIEYYMGKYRFAEKLFEYDFGELNRHLHDSMGFWMGKRQVSPVKSTLKTFSIYCNGCDYSKVCLYKNKNVDGFKQLGNSLKKIYSDS, from the coding sequence atgaaaagatatttttctattaGTTGTAAAATCCTTCAAGACAGTgaagtttttaaattaacaacaaaagaacGATCCATAATAAGTAGCATTCCGcaattaaaacaattaaaagaaacaaatgACACGAAAAGGAACTTTAAAGCAGATCACAATTTGTTCTCAAAGATTGAGGATGCGAAAGATGCAATTGGAAAGTTCAATAAAATGGATGAGTACAAATTGGATAAGATAACAAAACTAGgtgaaatatttaaagtAACTGATGATGGATATCTAAATTACCAAGAGGGAAAGACTAATGATGATCTACCTAATCCTTTCCAACAATTAGGCAAGAGTAGATTAAGTGTAACCAATTTACTTACTAAAACCTGGTGTGAATTAAGAGAATATTATGATATTTATTCTAATATGCCCAAatttataacaaaaaatattcgtTTAGGTAAAAAAGGACACTCTGCTTTAGAAAGTTCTGCGCATAAAGTGTTTCCAGAATTAGCAGATGTCATCTCGGAGGTTCAAGTTCCGGCAAGTAAGAAGTCTGAAATAGCTAAGTTAGTTGATGATGTGGatcaattttataattttgcCAGTTCATGGTGTACAAACATTGTAAGAATagttgatttatttaaaaatggcGAAGCTAGAGAAATTTTGGTGCATTCATATGTTGACTGTAAATCGTCGGAATTTATAAAGGAGCTTCCTTTGCATAAGAACACTGTAGATGGTAgccaaaaagaaatattgaTCAGTGGAATAATTGATCATTTGAAATTGGAAGGGACCTTACCTTTAATTGGACAATTTACGAAGACTCTGGACACATTTATTGATATGGGAATTCCTAAATTATTGgataaaaaacaagaaagacTTAATGATTACAAGATTTCTGTGAGTGATATTAAAACACGCTCCAGGTTATCTATTCCctatcaaaaaaatgtaataaaTAGTTCCAAATTGCAAGTAATGTATTATagatattttttggaaaatttatctttaaatCCTGAACACacttattataaattattattgaatgcacaaaaaagaaattatgaTGTTGATAAGCCGTTGCATGCCGTACAAATAAGACATTTATTGACTTATTAtggtgattttttttatttggacTTTTTATCATTGAAAAGAGgtgaaaaaattggattTGTTCCACTTGATGAATTTGGCGGTGATTATGATGGTggaaaaaacatttttattaatgattATGATTTTATATCTCCTAATTTAAAGCAAATATATCCTTTGCTATTCGAAGGCACATGGTATAAGTTACCGACATTAAGATATTTGGCTGCGAGGATGGCTCAACTTTACCAGGTTTTCCAACCAAACAGATTAGAAAATAAGTTAAGAATTGAATATTATATGGGAAAGTATAGATTTGCTGAGaaattatttgaatatGACTTTGGGGAGTTAAATAGACATTTACACGATAGCATGGGGTTTTGGATGGGTAAAAGACAAGTTTCACCGGTTAAGTCTACtttgaaaactttttctaTATACTGTAATGGGTGTGATTATTCGAAAGTTTGtttgtataaaaataaaaatgtggATGGTTTTAAACAATTAGGcaattcattaaaaaagatatatagTGACAgctaa